A window of Halobacillus naozhouensis genomic DNA:
CTGTATGGGGGGTATTCTTTTTCGCTCAATCTTTATATTTGGCCTGGTTATCCTTAAAAAAGGTGTTCCTTACTTAATACAGTGTGCTCCTAAATAACAAAAAAGGCAGAACTCCGCATTAGCCCTTACCTCTCAAGCATTATGGCATAAGGTAATAAAGTAAGTGATGAGAGGGGGGAATGACATGAGCGGAGGATACGGTGGCGGATTTGCGCTATTAGTTGTGTTGTTTATTCTTTTGATTATTATCGGTGCCTCTTATGGCGGTTACGGATACGGTGGTTATTAATTTAACCTAAGGCGGGGTCTCCCCCCGCTTTTTTGCTGTATTAAGGAATTGGGGATTTTATGTATTTGTGGGTAAACTTATAATGAGACGAATTCCTATGGAATGTGATGTTTATAGTCAGGATTTCTTAATTTTGGTTTTAACTATATGAAAAAG
This region includes:
- a CDS encoding YjcZ family sporulation protein, yielding MSGGYGGGFALLVVLFILLIIIGASYGGYGYGGY